One genomic region from Flagellimonas oceani encodes:
- a CDS encoding sigma-54-dependent transcriptional regulator: MSKILVIEDESAIRRVLVKILAEENDSYNVVEAEDGLSGIEIIKKEDFDLVLCDIKMPKMDGVEVLEAAKKIKPEIPFIMISGHGDLDTAVNTMRLGAYDYISKPPDLNRLLTTVRNALDRKELAVENKVLKKKISKNYEMIGESKEIGAIKEMIEKVAPTDARVLITGSNGTGKELVAHWVHQKSPRSSSPFVEVNCAAIPSELIESELFGHVKGAFTSAVKDRAGKFEAANKGTIFLDEIGDMSLSAQAKVLRALQENKISRVGSDKDIKVDVRVLAATNKDLKKEIEEGKFREDLYHRLAVILIKVPALNERRDDIPLLIEHFSTKIAAEQGTGQKSFSKKAVELLKSYDWTGNVRELRNVVERLIILGGKEVSEEDVKLFASK; this comes from the coding sequence ATGTCAAAAATTTTGGTAATAGAGGACGAATCGGCAATTAGAAGGGTATTGGTCAAAATACTCGCTGAGGAGAACGATAGCTACAATGTGGTCGAGGCAGAGGATGGCCTATCTGGAATAGAGATTATCAAAAAGGAAGATTTTGACCTTGTGCTCTGCGACATCAAAATGCCAAAGATGGACGGGGTGGAAGTGTTGGAAGCGGCAAAAAAAATAAAACCGGAGATTCCCTTTATTATGATTTCGGGCCATGGAGACCTCGATACGGCCGTGAACACCATGAGGCTGGGAGCATACGACTATATTTCCAAACCACCGGATTTGAATAGATTGCTTACCACCGTTAGGAATGCACTGGATAGAAAAGAACTCGCTGTAGAGAACAAGGTGCTCAAGAAAAAGATTTCCAAGAACTACGAAATGATCGGTGAGAGCAAGGAAATTGGTGCTATCAAGGAAATGATCGAAAAAGTGGCCCCTACCGATGCAAGGGTCTTGATAACAGGGTCCAATGGAACGGGAAAAGAACTTGTGGCGCATTGGGTGCACCAAAAAAGCCCACGTTCCTCGTCGCCCTTTGTTGAGGTAAACTGTGCCGCAATCCCTTCGGAGTTGATAGAGAGTGAACTCTTCGGTCATGTTAAGGGAGCATTCACTTCTGCAGTAAAAGACCGTGCGGGCAAGTTTGAAGCGGCCAACAAGGGAACCATATTTTTGGACGAGATCGGGGATATGAGTCTTTCCGCACAGGCCAAGGTACTCAGGGCATTGCAGGAGAACAAGATTTCGCGTGTAGGTTCCGATAAGGATATAAAAGTGGACGTTCGCGTACTGGCGGCGACCAACAAAGATCTAAAAAAGGAAATCGAGGAAGGAAAGTTCCGGGAGGACCTGTACCATCGATTGGCGGTAATTTTGATCAAGGTTCCGGCCTTGAACGAAAGACGTGATGATATTCCATTGCTTATTGAACATTTTTCCACAAAAATTGCGGCCGAGCAGGGAACCGGTCAAAAAAGCTTCTCCAAAAAAGCGGTGGAATTGCTCAAAAGTTACGATTGGACAGGCAATGTCCGAGAACTGCGCAACGTAGTGGAGCGATTGATCATTTTGGGCGGCAAGGAAGTGTCCGAAGAGGATGTGAAGTTGTTTGCCAGTAAATAA